One stretch of Brachyhypopomus gauderio isolate BG-103 chromosome 10, BGAUD_0.2, whole genome shotgun sequence DNA includes these proteins:
- the stoml2 gene encoding stomatin-like protein 2, mitochondrial, which produces MLRTVVWRAGSGLLKHSRQTAPVLWRTRIQQRWASSLPMNTVVLFVPQQEAWVVERMGRYHRILEPGLNFLIPILDKIRYVQSLKEIVIDVPEQSAVSLDNVTLQIDGVLYLRILDPFKASYGVEDPEYAVTQLAQTTMRSELGKLTLDKVFRERESLNSNIVHSINQASDEWGIRCLRYEIKDIHVPPRVKESMQMQVEAERRKRATVLDSEGTREAAINVAEGRKQAQILASEGEKAEQINKAAGEANAVLARAEAKAKAITLLSEALTQQNGNAAASLSVAEQYVSAFSNLAKESNTIILPSNTGDVSSMVTQAMTIYGSLAKTSARGLKDGVAPVAPEAYPEVTAPEPSSNQSSPSI; this is translated from the exons ATGCTGAGGACGGTAGTATGGCGGGCCGGTAGTGGCCTTCTGAAG cactcgCGACAGACTGCCCCAGTGCTGTGGAGGACTCGGATCCAGCAGCGATGGGCGTCCAGTCTTcccatgaacacagtggttctgttTGTACCGCAGCAGGAGGCCTGGGTGGTGGAGAGGATGGGCCGCTACCACCGCATCCTGGAGCCA GGGCTAAACTTCTTAATACCCATACTGGACAAAATCCGATATGTGCAGAGTCTCAAAGAGATAGTGATAGACGTGCCTGAGCAGTCTGCAGTATCACTTG ACAATGTGACACTGCAGATCGATGGAGTTTTATACCTCAGGATACTTGACCCCTTTAAG GCCAGCTACGGAGTTGAGGACCCAGAATATGCAGTGACCCAACTTGCTCAAACCACTATGAGATCAGAATTAGGAAAACTCACCCTGGACAAAGTTTTTAGG GAGAGAGAGTCCCTGAATTCCAACATTGTGCACTCCATCAACCAGGCATCAGATGAGTGGGGGATCCGCTGTCTACGGTATGAAATTAAGGACATTCATGTTCCCCCACGTGTTAAGGAATCCATGCAGATGCAG GTGGAGGCAGAGCGCAGAAAGAGAGCCACGGTTCTGGATTCGGAGGGAACGCGAGAAGCAGCTATAAACGTGGCCGAGGGACGCAAGCAGGCTCAGATCCTGGCGTCGGAGGGAGAGAAGGCCGAACAGATCAACAAAGCTGCAG GTGAAGCGAATGCTGTACTGGCAAGAGCAGAAGCCAAAGCCAAAGCCATTACACTGCTGTCTGAAGCCCTCACTCAACAG AATGGAAACGCTGCAGCGTCCCTTAGTGTGGCGGAGCAGTATGTCTCCGCCTTTTCAAACCTGGCCAAGGAGTCGAACACCATCATCCTGCCCTCCAACACGGGAGACGTCTCCAGCATGGTCACCCAG GCAATGACTATTTATGGGAGTTTAGCAAAGACGTCAGCCCGAGGCTTGAAGGACGGGGTGGCGCCAGTAGCTCCTGAAGCTTATCCAGAGGTCACAGCTCCTGAACCATCATCTAACCAGTCTTCGCCCAGCATTTAG